In Triticum urartu cultivar G1812 chromosome 6, Tu2.1, whole genome shotgun sequence, the following proteins share a genomic window:
- the LOC125514831 gene encoding sugar transporter ERD6-like 16 isoform X1 — MAAALPPSTAPPLLTRRSAAGLLPFHRARRGQYAAARHGGCCARRLRAAAATAGATRGLTRRATAVAAAQGRAQAGEGAEEGSLQMVLLSTAVAVCGSFEFGTCVGYSAPAQAGIVSDIGLSNSQYGIFASVLTVGAMVGALTSGRLADTLGRKMTMRLAAIVGIFGWLAIYLAKGAAMLCLGRVLLGYCTGVLSYVVPVFISEIAPKDLRGGLAASNQLFICSGCSAAYIIGATISWRFLVVVGLVPCAFLLVGLPFIPESPRWLANIGKEKEFRASLQKLRGEKADISGEATGIIEYVESVQDLPKARIQDLFHRKNISSSFDAQVGVGLKVFQQLGGINALGFYTSYIFSSAGFSGKLGTTLIGIIQIPITLLGALLMDRSGRRTLLLVSSSGTFVGCFLTGLSFYFKAQGLYTQLVPTLALYGILAYYVAYSIGMGPVPWVIMSEIFSINMKGIAGSLVTLVSWVGSFVISYSFSFLMDWNSAGTFFLFSAASLVTVLFVARLVPETKGRTLEEIQESLMAVT, encoded by the exons ATGGCTGCCGCGCTCCCTCCGTCGACCGCCCCGCCGCTCCTCACCCGCCGCTCAGCAGCAGGCCTACTCCCCTTCCACCGGGCGCGGCGCGGGCAGTACGCCGCCGCACGGCATGGCGGCTGCTGTGCGCGCCGGTTGCGCGCGGCAGCGGCGACCGCCGGCGCCACGCGCGGCCTGACGAGGAGAGCCACGGCTGTGGCGGCAGCCCAAGGCCGCGCTCAGGCCGGAGAGGGCGCGGAGGAGGGGTCGCTGCAGATGGTCCTGCTCAGCACCGCCGTGGCCGTGTGCGGTTCCTTCGAGTTCGGCACCTGT GTTGGGTATTCTGCGCCGGCTCAAGCTGGAATCGTCAGCGACATTGGACTATCCAATTCACAG TATGGCATCTTTGCATCTGTCTTGACGGTTGGTGCAATGGTCGGCGCTCTGACCAGTGGCCGCCTTGCAGACACTCTTGGACGCAAAATG ACCATGCGGCTGGCAGCAATTGTAGGCATTTTTGGTTGGCTTGCTATATACCTAGCCAAG GGTGCAGCGATGCTCTGCTTGGGACGAGTCTTGCTGGGCTACTGTACAGGGGTCCTTTCTTATGTG GTACCTGTGTTCATATCTGAAATAGCACCAAAGGATCTCCGAGGAGGCCTTGCAGCCTCAAACCAG CTGTTTATTTGTTCAGGGTGTTCAGCTGCCTACATCATTGGAGCAACAATTTCGTGGCGCTTTTTGGTTGTCGTGG GATTAGTGCCTTGTGCGTTCCTCCTTGTGGGTCTTCCCTTCATTCCCGAGTCTCCGAGGTGGCTG GCCAACATCGGGAAAGAGAAAGAATTCCGTGCTTCACTACAAAAGCTTAGGGGTGAAAAGGCTGACATATCTGGAGAGGCTACTGGGATTATA GAGTACGTTGAATCAGTTCAGGATTTACCTAAGGCCAGGATTCAGGATTTGTTTCACAGGAAAAATAT AAGTTCTAGCTTTGATGCACAGGTGGGTGTCGGCCTGAAGGTCTTTCAGCAACTGGGGGGAATAAACGCATTAGGCTTCTATACAAGCTATATCTTTTCATCTGCAG GGTTTTCTGGTAAACTTGGGACCACATTGATCGGCATTATTCAG ATTCCAATCACATTACTTGGGGCCCTTCTCATGGATAGGAGTGGAAGAAGAACCCTTCTACTG GTGTCTTCATCTGGCACATTTGTGGGCTGCTTTCTTACTGGGCTATCATTCTACTTCAAG GCACAAGGATTGTACACACAATTGGTTCCTACATTGGCTCTTTACGGCATACTG GCATACTATGTGGCATACTCAATTGGAATGGGACCTGTTCCTTGGGTTATCATGTCCGAG ATATTCTCAATCAACATGAAAGGAATAGCAGGAAGCTTGGTAACCCTGGTTAGTTGGGTTGGTTCATTCGTGATATCGTATTCGTTCAGCTTCCTTATGGATTGGAACTCTGCAG GCACATTTTTCTTGTTCTCAGCAGCGAGCCTGGTTACTGTGTTGTTCGTGGCAAGGCTAGTGCCagaaactaaagggagaacactcGAAGAGATCCAAGAATCGCTAATGGCCGTTACATGA
- the LOC125514831 gene encoding sugar transporter ERD6-like 16 isoform X2 codes for MAAALPPSTAPPLLTRRSAAGLLPFHRARRGQYAAARHGGCCARRLRAAAATAGATRGLTRRATAVAAAQGRAQAGEGAEEGSLQMVLLSTAVAVCGSFEFGTCVGYSAPAQAGIVSDIGLSNSQYGIFASVLTVGAMVGALTSGRLADTLGRKMTMRLAAIVGIFGWLAIYLAKGAAMLCLGRVLLGYCTGVLSYVVPVFISEIAPKDLRGGLAASNQLFICSGCSAAYIIGATISWRFLVVVGLVPCAFLLVGLPFIPESPRWLANIGKEKEFRASLQKLRGEKADISGEATGIIEYVESVQDLPKARIQDLFHRKNMYAVIVGVGLKVFQQLGGINALGFYTSYIFSSAGFSGKLGTTLIGIIQIPITLLGALLMDRSGRRTLLLVSSSGTFVGCFLTGLSFYFKAQGLYTQLVPTLALYGILAYYVAYSIGMGPVPWVIMSEIFSINMKGIAGSLVTLVSWVGSFVISYSFSFLMDWNSAGTFFLFSAASLVTVLFVARLVPETKGRTLEEIQESLMAVT; via the exons ATGGCTGCCGCGCTCCCTCCGTCGACCGCCCCGCCGCTCCTCACCCGCCGCTCAGCAGCAGGCCTACTCCCCTTCCACCGGGCGCGGCGCGGGCAGTACGCCGCCGCACGGCATGGCGGCTGCTGTGCGCGCCGGTTGCGCGCGGCAGCGGCGACCGCCGGCGCCACGCGCGGCCTGACGAGGAGAGCCACGGCTGTGGCGGCAGCCCAAGGCCGCGCTCAGGCCGGAGAGGGCGCGGAGGAGGGGTCGCTGCAGATGGTCCTGCTCAGCACCGCCGTGGCCGTGTGCGGTTCCTTCGAGTTCGGCACCTGT GTTGGGTATTCTGCGCCGGCTCAAGCTGGAATCGTCAGCGACATTGGACTATCCAATTCACAG TATGGCATCTTTGCATCTGTCTTGACGGTTGGTGCAATGGTCGGCGCTCTGACCAGTGGCCGCCTTGCAGACACTCTTGGACGCAAAATG ACCATGCGGCTGGCAGCAATTGTAGGCATTTTTGGTTGGCTTGCTATATACCTAGCCAAG GGTGCAGCGATGCTCTGCTTGGGACGAGTCTTGCTGGGCTACTGTACAGGGGTCCTTTCTTATGTG GTACCTGTGTTCATATCTGAAATAGCACCAAAGGATCTCCGAGGAGGCCTTGCAGCCTCAAACCAG CTGTTTATTTGTTCAGGGTGTTCAGCTGCCTACATCATTGGAGCAACAATTTCGTGGCGCTTTTTGGTTGTCGTGG GATTAGTGCCTTGTGCGTTCCTCCTTGTGGGTCTTCCCTTCATTCCCGAGTCTCCGAGGTGGCTG GCCAACATCGGGAAAGAGAAAGAATTCCGTGCTTCACTACAAAAGCTTAGGGGTGAAAAGGCTGACATATCTGGAGAGGCTACTGGGATTATA GAGTACGTTGAATCAGTTCAGGATTTACCTAAGGCCAGGATTCAGGATTTGTTTCACAGGAAAAATATGTATGCAGTCATT GTGGGTGTCGGCCTGAAGGTCTTTCAGCAACTGGGGGGAATAAACGCATTAGGCTTCTATACAAGCTATATCTTTTCATCTGCAG GGTTTTCTGGTAAACTTGGGACCACATTGATCGGCATTATTCAG ATTCCAATCACATTACTTGGGGCCCTTCTCATGGATAGGAGTGGAAGAAGAACCCTTCTACTG GTGTCTTCATCTGGCACATTTGTGGGCTGCTTTCTTACTGGGCTATCATTCTACTTCAAG GCACAAGGATTGTACACACAATTGGTTCCTACATTGGCTCTTTACGGCATACTG GCATACTATGTGGCATACTCAATTGGAATGGGACCTGTTCCTTGGGTTATCATGTCCGAG ATATTCTCAATCAACATGAAAGGAATAGCAGGAAGCTTGGTAACCCTGGTTAGTTGGGTTGGTTCATTCGTGATATCGTATTCGTTCAGCTTCCTTATGGATTGGAACTCTGCAG GCACATTTTTCTTGTTCTCAGCAGCGAGCCTGGTTACTGTGTTGTTCGTGGCAAGGCTAGTGCCagaaactaaagggagaacactcGAAGAGATCCAAGAATCGCTAATGGCCGTTACATGA
- the LOC125514832 gene encoding uncharacterized protein LOC125514832, which translates to MLMLRAATARAASTLVAAARRRPGLLPVAIAGLSSSSSGPPSGGKRRKGQRRGEAKPLPQPQPLPGRSEIPSNKKPNAKDRRKVRPAAEESQGPSGQEIELRKQPPEKPKRVVRWRCATGCGACCKLDKGPEFPTPDEVFADFPDHLQLYKSMIGPDGWCNNYDKSNRTCNIYEDRPFFCRVEPKVFEEFFGVPRSKFDREACSACVDNIKMVYGQDSPELGNFKRVIREESSKHEASMNEVKLLDATNTTGT; encoded by the exons atgctCATGCTGCGGGCCGCCACCGCCAGGGCGGCGTCCACGCTCGTCGCCGCCGCCAGGAGGAGACCCGGCCTCCTGCCTGTCGCCATCGCCGGTCTCTCGTCCTCCTCATCAGGACCACCATCGGGCGGGAAGAGGAGGAAGGGCCAGCGGCGGGGCGAGGCCAAGCCCCTGCCCCAGCCTCAGCCCTTGCCTGGGCGCTCCGAGATCCCCAGCAACAAGAAGCCCAACGCCAAAGACAGGAGGAAGGTTCGACCAGCGGCGGAAGAGTCGCAAGGGCCATCGGGCCAGGAGATTGAGCTGAGGAAGCAGCCGCCGGAGAAGCCGAAGCGGGTGGTGCGGTGGCGCTGCGCGACGGGGTGCGGCGCGTGCTGCAAGCTCGACAAGGGCCCCGAGTTCCCCACCCCCGACGAGGTCTTCGCCGACTTCCCCGACCACCTCCAG CTGTACAAGAGCATGATTGGCCCTGACGGATGGTGCAACAACTACGACAAGTCCAACCGAACCTGCAACATCTACGAAG ACCGGCCATTCTTCTGCAGGGTCGAACCGAAGGTTTTCGAAGAGTTCTTTGGCGTGCCACGCAGCAAGTTCGACAGGGAAGCCTGCAG TGCTTGTGTGGATAACATCAAGATGGTGTatggccaggactctcctgagcTTGGAAACTTCAAGAGGGTCATAAGGGAGGAAAGTAGTAAGCATGAGGCAAGCATGAACGAGGTTAAATTGTTGGATGCCACAAATACTACTGGTACCTGA
- the LOC125514834 gene encoding uncharacterized protein HI_0077: MDAAGGAGGAAVVDKAGGQAPPETLVDWALKILDTADPDEKARLGDLAATEWLRGAIPLAYDPAQPARAPPDRPARSDAVRLLPPSQAPKLGKGGSAQSRLAMLHSLAHIESWAVDLSWDIVARFGAQLGMPRGFFDDFARVAQEEGRHFAVLSARLRELGSHYGALPAHDGLWDSAMRTSHCLLARLAVEHCVHEARGLDVLPTTISRFRAGGDEETAKLLEDIIYPEEITHCAAGVRWFRYLCLRSLASDPIAPPVPQPKPQCSELPEGGIGDDNKTSQAVRDGLADKPTEDINSHDEAVQQVEDGLARCALGDADEMAIIERFHSIVREHFRGPLKPPFNAEARKAAGFGPAWYEPLAVKEVETQATEQSE, translated from the exons ATGGATGCCGCGGGTGGTGCCGGTGGGGCGGCCGTCGTCGACAAAGCGGGCGGGCAGGCGCCGCCCGAGACGCTGGTTGACTGGGCGCTGAAGATCCTCGACACGGCCGACCCCGACGAGAAGGCCCGGCTGGGCGACCTCGCCGCCACCGAGTGGCTGCGCGGCGCCATCCCGCTCGCCTACGACCCGGCGCAGCCCGCGCGCGCCCCGCCGGACCGCCCGGCGCGGAGCGACGCGGTGCGGCTGCTCCCGCCCTCCCAGGCGCCGAAGCTGGGGAAGGGCGGCAGCGCGCAGAGCCGGCTGGCGATGCTGCACTCGCTGGCGCACATCGAGAGCTGGGCCGTCGACCTCTCCTGGGACATCGTCGCCCGCTTCGGCGCGCAGCTCGGCATGCCCCGCGGCTTCTTCGACGACTTCGCCCGCGTCGCGCAGGAGGAAGGGCGGCACTTCgcggtgctctccgcgcggctcCGGGAGCTGGGCTCGCACTACGGCGCGCTCCCCGCGCACGACGGCCTCTGGGACTCGGCCATGCGCACCTCGCACTGCCTCCTCGCCCGCCTAGCCGTCGAGCACTGCGTCCACGAG GCCAGGGGATTAGATGTCCTTCCAACCACCATATCAAGATTCCGTGCTGGTGGGGATGAAGAAACAGCCAAACTGCTTGAAGACATTATTTATCCAGAAGAGATAACACACTGTGCAGCTGGTGTTAGATGGTTTAGATACCTGTGCCTCCGGTCCCTCGCCAGCGATCCAATTGCGCCTCCAGTTCCACAGCCTAAACCCCAATGCTCTGAGCTGCCCGAAGGTGGGATAGGTGATGATAATAAGACTTCTCAAGCGGTGCGTGATGGATTGGCAGATAAGCCGACGGAAGATATTAATAGCCATGACGAGGCGGTTCAACAAGTGGAAGATGGACTGGCAAGGTGCGCCCTTGGCGACGCCGATGAAATGGCAATCATCGAGAGATTCCACAGCATCGTTAGAGAGCATTTCCGGGGACCCCTGAAGCCCCCCTTCAATGCGGAGGCTAGGAAGGCAGCTGGATTTGGGCCTGCCTGGTACGAACCCCTAGCGGTGAAGGAGGTAGAGACACAAGCAACCGAGCAAAGTGAGTAG